One stretch of Natronobacterium gregoryi SP2 DNA includes these proteins:
- a CDS encoding VOC family protein, with product MNGTLDHTMIRVSDLEKSLDWYQTHLEYEEKDRYEGDGFTIVYLGPEEMHEEGAMLEITHNEGEDVELGDAWGHVAVRVPEGELEEHYEQLMDEGVEDYRDPESCGGRYAFVRDPDGHEVEIVQRDVGETWSLDHTMIRVEDADEALGFWTRKFEYDEVGRWEADTFANYFVEPADAADEAMSLELTYNYDGRTYDQGDAWGHLCLRVDDLEGDWDQLVEREAPDYRAPESNDNMYAFTKDQDGHEIELLERDLEAESLFPF from the coding sequence ATGAACGGCACGCTCGATCACACGATGATTCGCGTCTCGGACCTCGAGAAGTCACTCGACTGGTACCAGACTCACCTCGAGTACGAGGAGAAAGACCGCTACGAGGGCGACGGCTTCACCATCGTCTATCTCGGCCCCGAGGAGATGCACGAGGAGGGCGCGATGCTCGAGATTACCCACAACGAGGGCGAGGACGTCGAACTCGGCGACGCCTGGGGACACGTTGCGGTCCGCGTTCCGGAAGGCGAACTCGAGGAACATTACGAGCAGTTGATGGACGAGGGTGTCGAGGACTACCGCGACCCCGAGTCCTGTGGCGGCCGCTACGCGTTCGTGAGAGACCCCGACGGGCACGAGGTCGAAATCGTCCAGCGCGATGTCGGCGAAACCTGGTCGCTCGACCACACGATGATCCGCGTCGAGGACGCGGACGAAGCGCTTGGCTTCTGGACCCGCAAGTTCGAGTACGACGAGGTCGGCCGCTGGGAGGCCGACACCTTCGCGAACTACTTCGTCGAACCCGCAGACGCAGCCGACGAGGCGATGTCGCTCGAGCTCACCTACAACTACGACGGCCGCACGTACGATCAGGGCGACGCCTGGGGCCACCTCTGTCTCCGCGTCGACGACCTCGAGGGCGACTGGGACCAACTTGTGGAACGCGAGGCACCAGACTACCGTGCTCCCGAGAGCAACGACAACATGTACGCGTTCACGAAAGACCAAGACGGTCACGAGATCGAACTGTTAGAGCGCGATCTCGAGGCGGAGTCGCTGTTCCCGTTCTGA
- a CDS encoding Na+/H+ antiporter NhaC family protein, which translates to MSEFGALSLLPPLLAIVLALVTRKAVLSLFLGIWSGGVLYAGGPNPLADPWGWIEGVVASGFGIVPTFDWVVAAIIADDGFHAQILVFTLLLGSGVAMIWNLGGSYAVRNWALSRLETQREAGAVTWLLGLLLFFDDYANTAIVGSTMKDVSDQLLISREKLSYIVDSTAAPVATLGISSWVAFQLGLIRDAYDDLGLQDHPSAFEIFISSIPFNMYAILAIVMVAIIVGTRRDYGEMLDAEHRSLRTGKVYREDAQPMQDVEADLGDPEATNPRLLSFFVPVVVLIVVTIGSALLTGYDPGDGLYDMVIDADYATALIYGSFAMVLSGFVIGKVYDIFGFNEATDTTIDGFGLMLTAVSILVLAWGIGEVVAALDTGAYVAEYVGEHLPPSVLPAVILVTAAFIAFSTGTSWGTMAILTPIAIPVAWQLTGDHTMVAAVVGTIFSGAIFGDHTSPISDTSVLSSTFTGADLIDHVRTQFYYAGTVGIVAITLLLVWGITAISPLVLLSIGAIVLVVLVYALSELDARRKGVDPIAASVEQKHQGEPVKPASGSDDGAEAAFGGQEPTASAGPDEPTERTE; encoded by the coding sequence ATGTCCGAATTCGGGGCACTGTCACTGCTGCCGCCGTTGCTAGCGATCGTGCTAGCGCTCGTGACGCGTAAGGCCGTGCTGTCCCTGTTCTTGGGAATCTGGTCGGGGGGAGTTCTGTACGCGGGCGGGCCGAATCCGCTCGCCGATCCGTGGGGATGGATCGAAGGTGTCGTCGCGTCCGGTTTCGGAATCGTCCCGACGTTCGACTGGGTCGTGGCGGCGATCATCGCCGACGATGGCTTTCACGCACAGATCCTGGTGTTTACTTTGCTGCTCGGCTCGGGGGTCGCCATGATTTGGAACCTCGGCGGGTCCTACGCCGTCCGCAACTGGGCGCTGTCGCGACTCGAGACCCAACGGGAGGCTGGCGCGGTTACCTGGCTGCTCGGTCTGTTGCTGTTTTTCGACGACTACGCGAATACAGCAATCGTCGGGAGTACGATGAAAGACGTCTCCGACCAGTTGTTGATCTCCCGCGAGAAACTGTCGTACATCGTCGACTCGACCGCAGCGCCGGTGGCGACGCTCGGTATCTCGTCGTGGGTCGCGTTCCAGCTCGGACTCATTCGGGACGCGTACGATGATCTTGGACTCCAGGACCACCCCTCGGCGTTCGAGATCTTCATCAGTTCGATTCCGTTCAACATGTACGCTATTCTCGCGATCGTGATGGTCGCGATCATCGTGGGCACGCGACGGGATTACGGGGAGATGCTCGACGCCGAGCATCGGTCCTTGCGTACGGGGAAGGTCTACCGCGAGGACGCCCAGCCGATGCAAGACGTCGAGGCCGATCTCGGCGACCCAGAGGCCACGAACCCGCGGCTGTTGAGCTTCTTTGTCCCGGTCGTCGTCCTCATTGTCGTCACGATCGGCTCGGCCCTGCTAACGGGGTACGATCCCGGTGACGGCCTCTACGACATGGTTATCGACGCCGACTACGCCACGGCGTTGATATACGGCTCGTTCGCGATGGTTCTCTCGGGATTCGTGATCGGGAAAGTCTACGACATCTTCGGTTTCAACGAGGCGACGGACACGACGATCGACGGCTTCGGACTCATGCTCACGGCCGTCTCGATCCTCGTGCTCGCGTGGGGTATCGGTGAAGTCGTCGCCGCGCTCGACACGGGTGCGTACGTCGCCGAGTACGTGGGTGAACACCTGCCGCCGTCGGTGCTCCCAGCAGTCATCCTGGTGACGGCCGCGTTTATCGCGTTCTCGACTGGCACGTCCTGGGGGACGATGGCAATTCTGACGCCGATCGCGATCCCCGTCGCCTGGCAACTCACCGGCGATCACACGATGGTCGCCGCTGTCGTCGGCACCATCTTCTCCGGGGCTATCTTCGGCGACCACACCTCGCCGATCTCGGACACATCAGTGCTGTCCTCGACGTTCACCGGCGCTGACCTCATCGACCACGTCAGGACGCAGTTTTACTACGCAGGGACCGTCGGGATCGTAGCGATCACGTTGTTGCTCGTCTGGGGTATCACCGCCATTTCGCCGCTAGTGCTGCTCTCGATCGGGGCGATCGTGCTGGTCGTCCTGGTCTATGCACTCTCGGAACTCGACGCTCGTCGCAAGGGTGTCGATCCGATCGCCGCCAGCGTCGAGCAAAAACACCAGGGTGAGCCTGTGAAACCCGCCTCCGGCTCGGACGACGGTGCCGAGGCCGCGTTCGGTGGCCAAGAGCCCACAGCCAGCGCGGGACCCGACGAACCGACGGAACGAACCGAGTAG
- a CDS encoding OBG GTPase family GTP-binding protein: MGLEEEIKEIEEEIANTPYNKSTEAHIGRLKSKLADKKEQLEKQQSGSGGGGGYSVEKHGDATVALVGFPSVGKSSLLNSLTNAESETGSYEFTTLDVNPGMLNHRGANIQMLDVPGLIEGAASGKGDGQQVLAVVRNADLIVFVLSVFEIEQYDRLQEELYDINIRVDQEPPRVTVRPKHKDGIKITSSTDQELDEGTIKDVLRDQGYVNADLNLQETVTIDRLIDGLMDNREYIPSITCVNKVDLIEPDYKETVDAQLRERDLHPEAVTFISAEAERGLEALKDRIWDRLGLIRVYMNKPSRGIDWEEPLVVEEGTTVGEAIEKLGGEMEERFRFARVTGPSATHDEQQVGTDHVLEDEDVLKLILRR, translated from the coding sequence ATGGGGCTCGAGGAGGAGATCAAGGAGATCGAAGAAGAAATCGCCAACACGCCCTACAACAAGTCGACGGAGGCCCACATCGGCCGGCTCAAGTCGAAGCTCGCGGACAAGAAAGAGCAACTCGAGAAACAGCAATCGGGGTCTGGCGGTGGCGGCGGGTATTCCGTCGAGAAACACGGCGATGCGACCGTCGCGCTGGTCGGGTTTCCAAGCGTCGGCAAGTCGTCGCTGCTGAACTCGCTGACCAACGCCGAGAGCGAAACCGGCTCCTACGAGTTTACGACGCTGGATGTCAATCCCGGCATGCTGAACCACCGTGGGGCGAACATCCAGATGTTAGACGTCCCAGGGCTGATCGAGGGGGCGGCGTCGGGGAAAGGCGACGGCCAGCAGGTACTTGCGGTCGTGCGCAACGCCGACCTGATCGTGTTCGTCCTCTCAGTGTTCGAGATCGAACAGTACGACCGTCTGCAGGAGGAACTGTACGACATCAACATCCGCGTCGACCAGGAGCCACCACGGGTGACCGTCCGACCCAAGCACAAAGACGGGATCAAGATCACCTCGAGCACCGACCAGGAGCTAGACGAAGGGACGATCAAGGACGTGTTGCGTGACCAGGGCTACGTCAACGCCGATCTGAACCTCCAGGAGACGGTGACGATCGACCGACTGATCGACGGGCTGATGGACAACCGCGAGTACATTCCCTCGATCACCTGCGTCAACAAGGTCGACCTGATCGAGCCCGACTACAAGGAGACGGTCGACGCACAACTCCGCGAGCGCGACTTGCATCCCGAGGCAGTCACTTTCATCAGCGCCGAGGCCGAGCGGGGCCTCGAGGCCTTGAAAGACCGTATCTGGGATCGTCTTGGCCTTATCCGCGTCTACATGAACAAGCCCAGCCGTGGCATCGACTGGGAAGAGCCGCTGGTCGTCGAGGAAGGAACGACCGTCGGTGAGGCGATCGAGAAACTCGGCGGGGAGATGGAAGAGCGGTTCCGCTTTGCCCGCGTCACTGGCCCCAGTGCCACCCACGACGAACAGCAGGTCGGGACGGATCACGTCCTCGAAGACGAGGACGTCCTGAAACTGATTCTCCGGCGGTAG
- a CDS encoding VNG_1110C family protein — MSDPSRLRDSTQIVVRRETLNELEPPIDEECTVTVFEESEDYYRIIGSPVEIKQAGEYLARRGVSVP, encoded by the coding sequence ATGTCAGATCCGTCACGGCTGCGTGATAGCACGCAGATCGTCGTCAGGCGAGAGACACTGAACGAACTCGAGCCCCCGATCGACGAGGAGTGTACCGTGACGGTCTTCGAAGAAAGCGAGGACTACTACCGAATCATCGGCAGCCCCGTCGAGATCAAGCAGGCAGGTGAGTACCTGGCACGACGTGGAGTCTCTGTGCCCTGA
- the ilvA gene encoding threonine ammonia-lyase: MLELSDVLEARERVRETARHTPLEYSDTYSSMTGADVHLKLENHQRTGAFKIRGATNRIATLSDDQREAGVVTASAGNHAQGVALAATRAGVDSTIVMPKHAPISKVKATRNYGATVVLEGSDYNEAAEYAHEIEREEGMTYLHAFDDEDVMAGQGTIGLEVVADCPDLETVVVPIGGGGLISGIATAIKGEKPDARVVGVQAEGASSAVPSLEKGERVSLDGVDTIADGIATRSVGEQTFPHIQERVDEVVTVSDPEIAMTIVHLLERSKTVVEGAGAVSLAAVLFEKFDYDENETIVPALCGGNIDLNTLSNVIVRGLVETGRYLKFRTVLPDKPGALEELLDIFTDHQANIYAINHDRTSRGVELNDAEVEIELEMRGPDHVEAFLADLRDADYEVDVLV; the protein is encoded by the coding sequence ATGCTCGAACTCTCGGACGTTCTCGAGGCGCGCGAGCGGGTACGCGAGACTGCCCGGCATACGCCGCTCGAGTACTCCGACACTTACTCTTCGATGACCGGCGCGGACGTCCACCTGAAACTGGAGAACCACCAGCGAACGGGTGCGTTCAAGATTCGCGGTGCGACAAACAGGATCGCGACGCTCTCTGACGACCAGCGGGAGGCGGGCGTCGTCACTGCGAGCGCGGGCAACCACGCCCAGGGCGTCGCGCTCGCAGCGACCCGTGCGGGAGTCGATTCGACGATCGTCATGCCCAAACACGCCCCGATCTCGAAGGTGAAAGCGACCAGAAACTACGGTGCCACCGTCGTCCTCGAGGGCAGCGACTACAACGAAGCCGCCGAGTACGCCCACGAGATCGAACGCGAGGAAGGGATGACCTACCTCCACGCGTTCGACGACGAAGACGTGATGGCCGGTCAGGGGACGATCGGCCTCGAGGTCGTCGCGGACTGTCCCGATCTCGAGACCGTCGTCGTTCCGATCGGCGGTGGCGGGCTGATCAGCGGCATCGCGACGGCGATCAAGGGCGAGAAACCCGACGCACGCGTCGTCGGCGTCCAGGCCGAAGGTGCCTCCAGTGCCGTGCCCTCCCTCGAGAAGGGTGAGCGCGTTTCGCTCGACGGCGTGGACACGATCGCAGACGGGATCGCCACTCGGAGCGTCGGTGAACAGACGTTCCCACACATTCAGGAGCGCGTGGACGAGGTCGTCACTGTCTCCGATCCGGAAATCGCCATGACGATCGTCCACTTGCTCGAGCGTTCGAAGACGGTCGTCGAGGGGGCAGGCGCAGTGTCACTCGCAGCCGTCCTCTTCGAGAAGTTCGACTACGACGAAAACGAGACGATCGTTCCAGCCCTCTGTGGCGGCAACATCGACCTCAACACGCTCAGCAACGTTATCGTCCGCGGACTCGTCGAGACCGGCCGCTACCTGAAGTTCCGGACGGTCTTGCCCGATAAACCGGGCGCACTGGAGGAACTGCTCGATATCTTCACCGACCACCAGGCGAACATCTACGCGATCAACCACGACCGGACCTCGCGTGGCGTCGAACTGAACGACGCCGAAGTCGAAATCGAACTCGAGATGCGCGGTCCCGACCACGTCGAGGCGTTCCTCGCGGATCTTCGGGACGCTGACTACGAGGTCGACGTGCTGGTTTGA
- a CDS encoding OsmC family protein, with translation MSKEVTTTSAEGFSATNEIREFETAIDANGDAAPDTLEALLAAYGSCYVPALRVGGQQRDVEDLGKVEIDATGHLDDEDKLESIQFDVRVEADVDDETGEAIIERAFELCKVHDALKGDLHAETNFQGDAF, from the coding sequence ATGTCGAAAGAAGTCACCACGACCTCCGCGGAAGGGTTCAGCGCGACAAACGAGATACGCGAGTTCGAGACGGCCATCGACGCCAACGGTGACGCTGCACCCGACACCCTCGAGGCTCTACTCGCTGCGTACGGTTCCTGTTATGTGCCTGCCCTCCGTGTCGGCGGCCAGCAACGGGACGTCGAAGACTTGGGAAAAGTCGAAATCGACGCGACGGGCCACCTCGACGACGAGGACAAACTCGAGTCGATCCAGTTCGACGTCCGCGTCGAGGCCGATGTCGACGACGAGACTGGTGAGGCGATAATCGAGCGTGCGTTCGAACTCTGTAAGGTCCACGACGCGTTGAAAGGAGATCTCCACGCCGAGACGAACTTCCAGGGCGACGCCTTCTGA
- a CDS encoding metal-dependent hydrolase, which yields MELTWHGHSTWHVSVGDTDLLVDPFFDNPKTDLEPSEIDTPDYVLLTHGHADHIAHAGEFSDATLVATPELVSYCEAEFGFEDAVGGMGMNLGGTVECGDAFVTMVRADHTNGIMTEYDIDAGMPAGFVISDAHPHDAGADTTTVYDAGDTSLMSEMRDVIGDHLAPDAALLPIGDHFTMGTQQAAIAADWLDVDHVLPQHYDTFPPIETDPEAFAEYVDDAEVHVLEGDETFEL from the coding sequence ATGGAGCTCACCTGGCACGGTCACTCGACGTGGCACGTCTCGGTTGGCGACACCGACCTGCTAGTCGACCCGTTTTTCGACAACCCAAAGACCGACCTGGAGCCGTCGGAGATCGACACACCCGATTACGTGCTGTTGACTCACGGCCACGCCGACCACATCGCCCACGCAGGCGAGTTCTCGGACGCGACGCTCGTCGCGACGCCGGAACTCGTCTCCTACTGTGAGGCGGAGTTCGGCTTCGAGGACGCCGTCGGCGGCATGGGAATGAACCTTGGCGGCACCGTCGAGTGTGGCGACGCCTTCGTCACCATGGTCCGGGCCGATCACACGAACGGAATCATGACCGAGTACGACATCGATGCCGGCATGCCTGCTGGGTTCGTCATCTCCGACGCCCATCCTCACGACGCAGGTGCCGACACGACGACCGTCTACGACGCCGGCGACACCTCGTTGATGTCCGAGATGCGCGACGTAATCGGCGATCACTTAGCGCCCGACGCAGCACTCTTGCCCATCGGCGACCACTTCACGATGGGGACCCAGCAAGCCGCGATCGCTGCCGACTGGCTCGACGTCGATCACGTCCTCCCACAGCACTACGACACGTTCCCCCCGATCGAAACCGATCCCGAAGCGTTCGCCGAGTACGTCGACGACGCCGAGGTACACGTCCTCGAGGGCGACGAGACGTTCGAGCTGTAG